The following are from one region of the Paramagnetospirillum magnetotacticum MS-1 genome:
- a CDS encoding sensor histidine kinase has translation MQQSDPNWPDLSLLEAAPILIWRAGLDAMCNWFNTAWLEYRGRKMEQEIGNGWAEGVHPDDFDRCLKIYLEAFGARRKFDMEYRILMANGEYGWIADYGVPVHSNDGEFIGYVGYCFDITDRYKSEESAREKEIELRAIYDSSSVSIFHFGVDGKITQANRRMAEMFLCSVGEIVGSDYFSHLHRSCIEDAEKNLADLLDHEGKLEVERIYVRSDKTEFWGLLSVERVYDGNNNVIGFVGVIVDINDQKLSEFELEKAFKNLEHSNSELEQFAYVASHDLREPLRMISGYASLIERRYSGSFDADGHEFLGYIREGAQRLDQMVLGLLAYSRIDRRGDPIRQISPCEIVRIALLNLQAAIDESQASVETNISYCPDVMGDKSQITRVFQNIIGNSIKYRRNDVRPHVLVEYADLGDMVEFRIGDNGIGILSEFYDRIFGLFQRLHTRQAIDGNGIGLAVCKKIIERHRGNIFVEAEPGSGATFKFTLVKAGTPLANELSATEPPRQLSSSGR, from the coding sequence ATGCAGCAGAGCGACCCAAACTGGCCAGATCTTTCGCTCCTTGAAGCGGCCCCCATTTTAATATGGCGTGCTGGATTGGATGCAATGTGCAACTGGTTCAACACCGCGTGGTTGGAATACCGCGGACGCAAAATGGAACAGGAAATTGGCAACGGCTGGGCTGAAGGTGTTCACCCAGATGATTTTGACCGCTGCCTAAAGATTTATCTTGAGGCGTTTGGCGCTCGCAGAAAGTTTGACATGGAGTACAGGATATTAATGGCAAACGGCGAGTACGGCTGGATTGCAGATTATGGCGTTCCTGTTCACAGTAATGACGGCGAATTTATAGGATATGTTGGATACTGTTTTGACATAACAGACAGATATAAGAGCGAAGAATCTGCTCGTGAAAAAGAGATTGAACTAAGGGCGATTTACGACTCATCAAGTGTTTCAATTTTTCATTTTGGTGTTGATGGAAAAATAACCCAAGCCAATCGCAGAATGGCAGAAATGTTTTTGTGCTCGGTTGGCGAGATTGTTGGCTCTGATTATTTTTCACATCTGCATCGCTCTTGCATCGAGGATGCAGAAAAAAATCTTGCTGATTTGCTTGATCATGAAGGAAAGCTCGAGGTTGAGCGCATCTACGTTCGAAGTGATAAGACTGAATTTTGGGGTCTGTTGAGTGTTGAAAGGGTTTATGATGGAAATAATAATGTAATTGGGTTTGTCGGAGTTATCGTTGATATAAATGATCAGAAATTATCTGAGTTTGAACTTGAGAAAGCATTCAAGAATCTAGAGCACTCAAACTCAGAGCTTGAGCAATTCGCCTATGTCGCATCGCATGACCTTCGTGAGCCTTTGCGAATGATCAGTGGTTATGCGTCTCTGATTGAAAGACGCTACTCAGGTAGCTTTGATGCTGATGGACACGAATTCCTTGGCTACATCCGAGAGGGCGCCCAACGGCTGGACCAAATGGTTCTCGGCTTGCTTGCGTACTCACGGATCGATCGTCGTGGAGACCCCATTCGGCAAATTTCACCATGCGAGATCGTGCGAATAGCTCTCCTGAATCTTCAAGCCGCAATCGACGAATCTCAAGCGAGTGTGGAGACTAACATTTCCTATTGCCCCGATGTAATGGGAGATAAATCTCAAATAACAAGGGTTTTTCAAAATATTATTGGAAATTCTATTAAGTATCGGCGCAACGATGTTCGGCCACATGTTCTTGTTGAATACGCAGATCTTGGCGACATGGTGGAATTTCGGATTGGTGACAATGGGATTGGCATTTTATCAGAGTTTTATGACAGAATATTTGGTCTATTTCAGCGACTACACACGCGGCAGGCAATCGATGGAAATGGAATTGGATTGGCCGTCTGCAAGAAGATTATTGAACGTCACCGAGGCAACATATTCGTAGAGGCTGAACCAGGAAGTGGCGCGACTTTCAAATTCACCCTCGTCAAGGCAGGGACGCCATTAGCTAACGAGCTATCAGCGACAGAACCTCCACGGCAGCTTTCATCATCTGGTCGTTGA
- a CDS encoding tyrosine-type recombinase/integrase — protein MKQAKVLSEAELKRVLSVITNQRHAARNRMAVMLSFYAGMRVGEIAHLKLGDVLDGDGRVKDQITLLAHYTKTAEARAVFVSGKLRRELERYVSCNTTTDRAAPFLVTQKATAFSANTLCQLFGQIYALAGIDGASSHSGRRWFITQLAHSGVSAKVIMTLAGHRHLSTTQRYIEVNDQMMKAAVEVLSLIAR, from the coding sequence ATGAAACAGGCAAAGGTACTCAGCGAAGCGGAACTGAAGCGCGTGCTGTCCGTGATCACCAATCAGCGCCATGCTGCACGCAACCGCATGGCGGTCATGTTGAGCTTCTACGCAGGAATGCGCGTCGGAGAGATCGCCCATTTGAAACTCGGCGATGTCCTTGATGGCGATGGCCGCGTGAAGGACCAGATCACGCTGTTGGCCCATTACACCAAGACCGCCGAAGCCAGAGCGGTGTTCGTCAGTGGCAAGCTGCGCCGCGAGTTGGAACGCTACGTGTCGTGTAACACGACAACAGATCGCGCTGCACCGTTTCTCGTGACCCAAAAGGCCACGGCGTTCTCGGCCAACACGCTGTGCCAGCTTTTCGGACAGATTTACGCACTGGCCGGAATTGATGGTGCGAGCAGCCACAGCGGTCGGCGGTGGTTTATCACCCAGTTGGCCCACAGCGGCGTGTCCGCGAAGGTCATCATGACGCTGGCCGGTCATCGCCACTTGTCCACCACGCAGCGTTATATCGAGGTCAACGACCAGATGATGAAAGCTGCCGTGGAGGTTCTGTCGCTGATAGCTCGTTAG
- a CDS encoding DUF6626 family protein translates to MLLNVIYGELRDMWMVESQYEFSRFWLGQSRSYMSCAKARKRQPSLLVLMRLSQRLTSISAKYAAVATTEIERANCIRLAIILEQIGDETLRLAKNVSPTSYRQLHEA, encoded by the coding sequence ATGCTGCTGAATGTCATCTATGGGGAATTGCGGGATATGTGGATGGTCGAGAGCCAGTACGAGTTTTCTCGGTTTTGGCTCGGCCAGTCGCGCAGCTATATGTCCTGTGCCAAGGCCCGAAAGCGGCAACCGTCATTGCTGGTGCTGATGCGGCTGTCGCAGCGGCTTACATCGATCTCGGCCAAATACGCCGCCGTGGCGACGACCGAGATTGAGCGGGCCAACTGCATTCGGCTGGCTATCATTTTAGAGCAGATCGGGGACGAGACTCTTCGTCTGGCGAAAAATGTTTCGCCGACGAGTTATCGGCAGCTTCACGAAGCGTAA
- a CDS encoding PAS domain-containing sensor histidine kinase gives MHKLLEKQLRQASRNSANGTVDINVLIDLVDQAYCQNDTDMRREKRSNVETEKDLVKAYDMLKLNADEQFKKIFETVSDGIILFDKNGKIVTANNAIYKMFLHKKPSLNGRHVKFLFCGNECVKESCSLVDIKYCMDRGIVTAESMDGKKLHLSLSYGSLISVGTELYFYIVSNLTEVIEREIMLEDANILLMQSNEDLRQFAYVASHDLQTPLRNIVSYSQLLARRFSGKFGSDADEFINFIVNYSKQMSSLIGGLLEYAQTSDQCKMLQPTCADQAVSAALANLKLEIEESGADIHVGQLPDVMAEKLYLTSLFHNLIDNSIKYRSNDRDLIVRIYAQRKDGNSYQFVIEDNGTGIDSQYFDKIFIMFQRLSTSLESPGIGIGLAICRRIVHRFGGDIWVESTPNVGTKFLFTLREAADNSSAKHFSPDEESRPRSALK, from the coding sequence ATGCATAAACTTCTTGAGAAACAGCTAAGGCAAGCATCTAGAAATTCGGCGAATGGAACCGTTGATATCAACGTTCTGATTGATTTGGTTGATCAGGCCTATTGTCAAAATGACACTGACATGCGGAGAGAAAAAAGATCAAATGTAGAAACTGAAAAGGACCTCGTAAAAGCTTACGACATGCTCAAGCTGAATGCGGATGAACAATTTAAAAAAATATTTGAAACTGTTAGCGACGGAATTATTCTATTTGATAAAAATGGCAAAATAGTAACTGCAAATAACGCAATATACAAAATGTTTCTGCACAAAAAGCCGAGCTTGAATGGGCGGCATGTGAAATTTTTATTCTGCGGAAATGAATGTGTAAAGGAGTCGTGTTCACTAGTCGATATAAAATACTGCATGGATCGTGGCATTGTGACCGCAGAAAGCATGGATGGGAAAAAATTACATCTTTCGCTCTCATATGGAAGCCTGATAAGTGTTGGGACTGAGCTGTATTTTTATATAGTTAGTAATTTGACGGAGGTTATAGAACGCGAAATAATGCTTGAAGATGCGAATATTTTATTAATGCAGTCAAATGAAGACCTGCGACAATTTGCTTATGTAGCATCTCATGACTTACAAACGCCTCTGCGGAATATTGTTAGTTACTCACAATTGCTTGCGCGGAGGTTTTCTGGAAAGTTTGGTAGTGACGCGGACGAGTTTATAAATTTTATAGTCAACTACTCAAAACAAATGTCTTCGCTAATTGGAGGGCTGCTTGAATACGCTCAGACGAGCGATCAGTGCAAAATGCTTCAGCCGACATGCGCTGATCAAGCTGTGTCCGCCGCGTTGGCAAATTTAAAGTTGGAGATCGAAGAGTCTGGGGCCGATATTCACGTTGGGCAGTTGCCTGATGTAATGGCAGAAAAGTTATATCTCACCAGTCTTTTTCACAACCTAATTGACAACTCAATAAAGTACAGAAGTAATGACCGCGACCTTATTGTTAGAATTTATGCGCAAAGGAAAGATGGCAATAGTTACCAGTTCGTCATTGAGGACAATGGCACAGGAATAGATAGCCAGTACTTCGATAAAATATTCATTATGTTCCAAAGACTTTCAACGTCACTAGAATCTCCTGGAATAGGGATAGGGCTGGCAATTTGCCGTCGCATTGTTCATCGATTTGGTGGCGACATATGGGTTGAATCTACTCCGAATGTAGGGACAAAGTTTCTATTTACGCTTCGTGAAGCTGCCGATAACTCGTCGGCGAAACATTTTTCGCCAGACGAAGAGTCTCGTCCCCGATCTGCTCTAAAATGA
- a CDS encoding response regulator, with amino-acid sequence MEKFELSGVRALVIDDDLTSRTLLVRLLTVRGASQVQEASEGGEGVRLAFSDPKPHFVICDVNMMPVDGLAVLGAIRGSQNKDVMAIPVIIFTASNDEKTMRHAMSLGATGALQKPFNPNELSEFICHIVRTHVKLPKSGRMP; translated from the coding sequence ATGGAAAAATTTGAATTATCTGGCGTTCGAGCCCTAGTTATAGATGATGATCTGACGTCACGTACTTTGCTTGTGCGCTTGTTGACCGTCAGGGGGGCAAGTCAAGTGCAGGAAGCAAGCGAAGGTGGTGAAGGGGTTCGCTTGGCATTTTCCGATCCCAAGCCCCATTTTGTAATTTGCGACGTGAACATGATGCCTGTTGATGGCTTGGCCGTGCTGGGAGCTATTCGCGGCTCACAAAACAAAGATGTCATGGCTATTCCCGTTATTATATTCACCGCGTCTAATGACGAAAAAACAATGAGGCATGCGATGTCCCTAGGCGCTACAGGAGCGCTTCAGAAGCCATTTAATCCAAATGAATTGTCTGAATTCATCTGCCATATTGTTCGGACCCATGTAAAGCTTCCAAAGTCTGGACGAATGCCGTAA
- a CDS encoding bacteriohemerythrin, with amino-acid sequence MTGSIIWRDDMSVGNSDLDHQHRRLIDTANMVRGLSGDEDAEIIQAALEEVVEYILHHLDFEEELLEKCAFENIDSHKALHNEIRDGVLTISQNNKIATSAILVGMMDQIINHIFCVDQEYNGKI; translated from the coding sequence ATGACAGGGTCAATAATCTGGCGCGACGATATGTCCGTCGGAAATTCCGATCTGGACCATCAGCACAGAAGGCTGATTGACACGGCCAATATGGTTCGCGGCCTGTCTGGCGATGAGGACGCGGAGATCATTCAGGCGGCCCTTGAGGAGGTCGTTGAATACATACTGCACCATCTTGATTTTGAAGAAGAGTTGCTTGAAAAGTGCGCATTTGAAAACATCGACAGCCACAAGGCGCTACACAATGAAATAAGAGATGGTGTGTTAACAATATCGCAAAACAATAAAATTGCTACTAGTGCAATACTTGTTGGGATGATGGACCAGATCATTAATCACATATTCTGTGTTGATCAAGAGTATAATGGAAAAATTTGA
- the metH gene encoding methionine synthase, with protein sequence MTNILDHLKDHVLLCDGGTGALVQAMNLSVEKDFQGLENCTEILVKSRPDVIRGIHARYFEAGADMVEADTFGASPITLAEFGIAERAHELNQAAIELAWEAAEQFKGDGRARFVLGAIGPGTKLPSLGHIAYDELEAAYVIQAAGQIAGGVSAFLVETCQDPLQIKAAVNGCKIANASAGTDVPVFVQVTVETTGTMLVGADIAAAATVVQSLGVPLMGLNCAAGPQEMGEHFKWLIDNWTGFVSIQPNAGLPELVDGQTRYPLLPAELAVWHERFVAAGANLLGGCCGTTPPHIAATNEMLKRIGNGHRPTPVKRSVHWVPSVASLYTQVPLRQENAFLSIGERCNANGSKKFRDLQDAEDWDGITAIAREQVKEGSHTLDVCTAFVGRNEVADMTEVVSRLRGAVTTPLVIDSTELPVLEAGLKLYGGKAILNSINFENGEKDAADRLVLARKFGAAVVALTIDEEGMAKDAASKLRIAKRLYDFAVNQHGLPASDLLFDPLTFTICTGNEDDRKLAVETLDAIEMITREMPECGIVLGLSNVSFGLKPAARQVLNSVFIDHAIKRGMTGAIVHVSKIVPLHTLPEEEVKAAEDLIYDRDPQALSRYIALFGDRKAAEVKKERPAKAEDRLKQRIIDGDRTGLEDDLAQVMAEGWKPLDIINTLLLDGMKVVGELFGSGKMQLPFVLQSAETMKASVAFLEPHMEKADGQQKATMVLATVKGDVHDIGKNLVDIILTNNGYKVINIGIKQPVAEIIKAAKEHKADAIGMSGLLVKSTVIMRENLEEMTAAGLDVPVLLGGAALTRKYVEEDCVKAYGAGRVAYARDAFDGLDLMAKVADGSFDAHVAAKAANPHRPGSPSRTLGEAAQPATRPVDWDEINIRRAELHKDVPAPVPPFWGARVIESAPLQNLIPFLNETMLYQFHWGYRKQGKSIEEFKAWAHKDLKPIALDMLKRCAKEEILRPQAAYGYWKAASDGDSVVLFAEDGTTEVARFPFPRQAKEGGLCIADFFRPVSDPIRDVIGLQVVTMGKRATEVASDWFKADKYQDYLYLHGLSVEMAEAMAEYVHKRIRSELGFAAEDSADMDKLLKQNYRGSRFSFGYPACPRIEDQTQLLSLLGAERIGVTLSEEFQLEPEQSTSAIVTVHPQAKYFSV encoded by the coding sequence ATGACCAATATTCTCGACCATCTCAAGGACCACGTTCTTCTGTGCGACGGCGGTACCGGCGCCCTGGTTCAGGCCATGAACCTCTCCGTGGAGAAGGATTTCCAGGGGCTGGAGAATTGCACTGAGATTCTGGTCAAGTCGCGGCCCGACGTGATCCGTGGCATCCATGCCCGTTACTTCGAGGCGGGCGCCGACATGGTGGAGGCCGACACCTTCGGCGCCTCGCCCATCACCTTGGCCGAATTCGGCATCGCCGAACGCGCCCATGAACTCAATCAGGCCGCCATCGAACTGGCCTGGGAAGCCGCCGAGCAGTTCAAGGGCGATGGCCGCGCCCGCTTTGTGCTGGGCGCCATCGGGCCGGGCACCAAGCTGCCGTCCTTAGGCCATATCGCCTATGACGAGCTGGAGGCTGCCTATGTGATCCAGGCGGCGGGCCAGATCGCGGGCGGCGTCTCGGCCTTCCTGGTGGAGACCTGCCAGGACCCCTTGCAGATCAAGGCCGCCGTCAATGGCTGCAAGATCGCCAATGCGAGCGCCGGGACCGATGTTCCCGTCTTCGTCCAGGTGACGGTGGAGACCACCGGCACCATGCTGGTCGGCGCCGATATCGCGGCCGCCGCCACGGTGGTGCAGTCGCTTGGCGTGCCGCTGATGGGGCTCAACTGCGCCGCCGGGCCGCAGGAAATGGGCGAGCATTTCAAATGGCTGATCGACAACTGGACCGGCTTCGTCTCCATCCAGCCCAATGCCGGTCTGCCGGAACTGGTAGACGGCCAGACCCGCTATCCCTTGCTGCCCGCCGAACTGGCCGTGTGGCACGAGCGTTTCGTGGCCGCGGGCGCCAATCTGCTGGGCGGCTGCTGCGGCACCACGCCGCCGCACATTGCCGCCACCAACGAGATGCTCAAGCGCATCGGGAATGGGCACCGCCCCACTCCGGTCAAGCGCTCGGTCCATTGGGTTCCCTCGGTGGCGTCCCTTTACACCCAGGTGCCGTTGCGCCAGGAAAACGCCTTCCTGTCCATCGGCGAGCGCTGCAACGCCAACGGCTCCAAGAAATTCCGCGATCTTCAGGATGCCGAGGACTGGGACGGCATCACCGCCATCGCCCGCGAGCAAGTCAAGGAAGGCAGCCACACGCTGGACGTCTGCACCGCCTTTGTCGGCCGCAACGAGGTCGCCGACATGACCGAGGTGGTCTCGCGCCTCAGAGGTGCCGTCACTACGCCGCTGGTCATCGATTCAACCGAACTGCCGGTTCTCGAGGCTGGTCTCAAGCTCTATGGCGGCAAGGCCATCCTCAACTCCATCAATTTCGAGAATGGCGAGAAGGATGCCGCCGACCGGCTGGTCCTGGCCCGCAAGTTCGGCGCGGCGGTGGTGGCGCTCACCATCGACGAAGAGGGCATGGCCAAGGACGCGGCGTCGAAGCTGCGCATCGCCAAGCGCCTGTATGATTTCGCGGTGAACCAGCACGGCCTGCCCGCCTCCGACCTGCTGTTCGATCCCCTGACCTTCACCATCTGCACCGGCAACGAGGACGACCGCAAGCTGGCGGTCGAAACCCTCGACGCTATCGAGATGATCACGCGCGAGATGCCCGAATGCGGCATCGTGCTGGGCCTGTCCAATGTGTCCTTTGGCCTAAAGCCCGCGGCGCGTCAGGTGCTGAACTCGGTGTTCATCGATCACGCCATCAAGCGCGGCATGACGGGGGCCATCGTCCATGTCTCCAAGATCGTGCCGCTGCATACCCTGCCCGAGGAAGAGGTCAAGGCCGCCGAGGATTTGATTTACGACCGCGACCCCCAGGCCCTTTCGCGCTACATCGCCCTGTTCGGTGACCGCAAGGCCGCCGAGGTCAAGAAGGAGCGTCCGGCCAAGGCCGAGGATCGCCTCAAGCAACGCATCATCGACGGCGACCGCACCGGGCTGGAAGACGATCTGGCCCAGGTGATGGCCGAGGGGTGGAAGCCTCTGGACATCATCAACACCTTGCTGCTGGACGGCATGAAGGTGGTGGGCGAGTTGTTCGGTTCGGGCAAGATGCAGCTTCCCTTCGTGCTGCAATCGGCCGAAACCATGAAGGCCTCGGTGGCCTTTCTCGAACCCCATATGGAAAAGGCCGACGGTCAGCAAAAGGCCACCATGGTCCTGGCCACGGTGAAGGGCGACGTCCACGATATCGGCAAGAATCTGGTGGACATCATCCTCACCAATAACGGCTACAAGGTGATCAATATCGGCATCAAGCAGCCGGTGGCCGAGATCATCAAGGCCGCCAAGGAGCACAAGGCCGACGCCATCGGCATGTCTGGCCTCTTGGTCAAGTCCACGGTGATCATGCGCGAGAATCTCGAAGAGATGACGGCGGCCGGTCTCGACGTTCCCGTCCTGCTGGGTGGTGCGGCGCTGACCCGCAAATATGTGGAGGAGGATTGCGTCAAGGCCTATGGCGCGGGCCGGGTGGCCTATGCGCGGGACGCCTTCGACGGTTTGGATCTGATGGCCAAGGTGGCCGATGGCAGTTTCGATGCCCATGTGGCGGCCAAGGCGGCCAATCCGCACCGCCCCGGCTCGCCGTCCCGCACCCTGGGCGAGGCGGCCCAACCGGCCACCCGTCCGGTGGATTGGGACGAGATCAATATCCGCCGCGCCGAACTGCACAAGGACGTGCCCGCTCCGGTGCCGCCCTTCTGGGGGGCGCGCGTCATCGAATCGGCCCCTTTGCAGAACCTGATCCCCTTCCTCAACGAGACCATGCTCTACCAATTCCACTGGGGCTACCGGAAGCAGGGCAAGTCCATCGAGGAGTTCAAGGCCTGGGCGCATAAGGACCTGAAGCCCATTGCTCTCGATATGCTCAAGCGCTGCGCCAAGGAAGAAATCCTGCGGCCCCAGGCGGCCTACGGCTACTGGAAGGCGGCCAGCGACGGCGATTCCGTTGTTCTCTTCGCCGAGGACGGCACCACCGAGGTGGCCCGTTTTCCCTTCCCGCGCCAGGCCAAAGAGGGCGGCTTGTGCATCGCCGACTTTTTCCGCCCCGTCTCGGACCCGATCCGCGACGTCATCGGCCTGCAGGTGGTGACCATGGGCAAGCGCGCGACGGAAGTGGCGAGCGACTGGTTCAAGGCCGACAAGTACCAGGACTACCTCTATCTCCACGGCCTGTCGGTGGAGATGGCCGAGGCCATGGCCGAATACGTCCACAAACGCATCCGCTCGGAACTGGGCTTCGCCGCCGAGGATTCCGCCGACATGGACAAGCTCTTGAAGCAGAATTATCGCGGCTCGCGCTTTTCCTTCGGCTATCCCGCCTGCCCGCGCATCGAGGACCAGACCCAGTTGCTGTCGCTGCTGGGCGCCGAGCGAATCGGCGTGACCCTGTCCGAGGAGTTCCAACTGGAGCCGGAGCAATCCACCTCGGCCATCGTCACCGTTCATCCGCAGGCGAAATATTTCAGCGTCTAG
- the metF gene encoding methylenetetrahydrofolate reductase, whose protein sequence is MSLPRSELPIAAASRKPVSVSFEFFPPKTEKMQVSLWECVQRLAPLAPQFVSVTYGAGGTTRERTHETVVRIARETNLKPAAHLTCVGHAKGEVDDIARRYWDEGIRHIVALRGDMPDGQAYAAHPQGYAYAADLVAGLKRIADFEISVAAYPEKHPDAPSADFDLDNLKRKIDAGANRAISQYFFDPAVFLSFRERAAKAGITVPILPGILPVTNFAQVQKFSAACGASIPGWMADLFEGLDDDPETRRLVAATMAAEQCRILAAEGVEQFHFYTLNRADLAYAISHILGVRPKG, encoded by the coding sequence TTGAGCCTCCCCCGTTCCGAACTGCCTATCGCCGCCGCAAGCCGCAAGCCGGTCAGCGTCTCCTTCGAGTTCTTTCCTCCGAAGACCGAAAAGATGCAGGTCTCGTTGTGGGAATGCGTCCAGCGTCTGGCGCCGCTGGCGCCGCAATTCGTCTCGGTGACCTATGGCGCTGGCGGCACGACGCGCGAACGCACCCACGAGACCGTGGTGCGCATCGCCCGCGAAACCAATCTGAAGCCCGCCGCCCATCTCACCTGCGTCGGCCATGCCAAGGGCGAGGTGGACGACATCGCGCGCCGTTATTGGGACGAGGGCATCCGCCACATCGTGGCCCTGCGCGGCGACATGCCGGACGGTCAGGCCTATGCCGCCCACCCCCAGGGCTATGCCTATGCCGCCGATCTGGTGGCGGGCTTGAAGCGCATCGCCGATTTCGAGATTTCGGTGGCCGCCTATCCTGAGAAGCATCCCGATGCGCCCTCGGCCGATTTCGATCTCGACAATCTGAAGCGCAAGATCGATGCGGGCGCCAACCGGGCCATCAGCCAGTACTTCTTCGACCCGGCGGTCTTCCTGTCCTTCCGCGAGCGCGCCGCCAAGGCGGGCATCACCGTGCCGATCCTGCCCGGCATCCTGCCGGTGACCAATTTCGCCCAGGTGCAGAAATTCTCGGCCGCCTGCGGGGCCAGCATTCCCGGCTGGATGGCCGATCTGTTCGAAGGCCTGGACGACGACCCCGAGACGCGCCGTCTGGTCGCCGCCACCATGGCCGCCGAGCAATGCCGCATCCTGGCCGCCGAGGGGGTGGAGCAGTTTCACTTTTACACCCTGAACCGCGCCGATCTGGCCTATGCCATCAGCCACATCCTGGGCGTTCGGCCGAAGGGCTAA
- a CDS encoding ArsR/SmtB family transcription factor, protein METLLTGLRAAAEPTRLRLLHLLAQGELTVTEITQILGQSQPRVSRHLKLMCEAGLLDRFPEGAWVFYRLAANKGRGGAVARRLLDLLPEADQTLTLDQQRLSAIRAVRADRAQAYFRDNASRWNEIRSLQVDEAEVEKALMAVFAGRRVHDLVDMGTGTGRVLEVLGPHVERAIGIDLSREMLSVARTNLERLSLSNCMVRQGDIAQLPLPAASADAVTIHQVLHYAADPAALVAEAARVLEPGGRLAVVDFAPHGEEALRDQHAHRRLGFEDAEVEGWVRAAGLEPGPVSRLPGKPLTVVVWTAQKPQPTLKSTGATR, encoded by the coding sequence GTGGAAACCTTGCTGACGGGATTGCGGGCCGCCGCCGAGCCGACCAGGCTTCGGCTGCTGCATCTGCTTGCCCAGGGCGAGCTGACCGTGACCGAGATCACCCAGATTCTGGGCCAGAGCCAGCCGCGCGTATCGCGTCACCTGAAGCTCATGTGCGAGGCCGGATTGCTTGACCGCTTTCCCGAGGGCGCCTGGGTCTTCTATCGTCTGGCCGCCAATAAGGGCCGGGGCGGGGCCGTGGCCCGGCGACTGCTGGACCTGCTGCCCGAGGCCGATCAGACCCTGACGCTGGATCAGCAGCGCCTCTCGGCCATCCGCGCGGTGCGCGCCGACCGGGCCCAGGCCTATTTCCGCGACAATGCGTCGCGCTGGAACGAGATCCGGTCGCTGCAGGTGGACGAGGCCGAAGTGGAAAAGGCCCTGATGGCCGTGTTCGCCGGGCGTCGCGTCCATGATCTGGTGGATATGGGCACCGGCACCGGCCGGGTGCTGGAGGTGCTGGGCCCCCATGTGGAGCGCGCCATCGGCATCGATCTGTCGCGCGAGATGCTGTCCGTCGCCCGCACCAACCTGGAGCGGCTTTCCTTGAGCAACTGCATGGTGCGCCAGGGCGATATCGCCCAACTTCCCCTGCCCGCCGCCAGTGCCGATGCGGTGACCATTCATCAGGTGCTGCATTACGCTGCCGACCCTGCCGCCCTGGTGGCCGAGGCCGCCCGCGTGCTGGAACCGGGCGGCAGACTGGCCGTGGTCGACTTCGCTCCCCATGGCGAGGAAGCCTTGCGCGATCAGCATGCCCATCGCCGTCTCGGCTTCGAGGATGCCGAGGTGGAGGGCTGGGTGCGCGCCGCCGGGCTGGAACCCGGCCCAGTGTCGCGCCTGCCCGGCAAGCCCTTGACCGTGGTGGTCTGGACCGCCCAAAAACCCCAACCGACTTTAAAGTCCACAGGAGCGACGCGTTGA
- a CDS encoding MlaA family lipoprotein, translating to MNATRRTIARLVAPVFALALVAGCATPPPANDKEAVAEWEQVNDPLEPMNRAIFDFNLFADKYAIKPAAQGYRYVMPKFGRERVHNILTNLNSPLTFVNDVLQGETDRAVQTFFRAMLNSTFGLAGFIDIATPAGIPPHEEDFGQTLAVWGVGEGPFLMLPIFGPSNPRDTVGLVAEMFADPFDWAMASVGKEYISYARMGMTGLDKREDLLDTLDEIERTSLDYYASIRSLYRQHRASEIKNGRGGGEKIPAPGFTRAGKGDELSQSAQ from the coding sequence ATGAATGCCACGCGCCGGACCATCGCCCGCCTCGTTGCTCCCGTGTTTGCCCTGGCGCTTGTCGCCGGTTGTGCGACACCGCCTCCTGCCAACGACAAGGAAGCGGTCGCTGAATGGGAACAAGTCAACGATCCGCTGGAGCCCATGAACCGGGCGATTTTCGATTTCAACCTCTTCGCCGACAAATACGCCATCAAGCCAGCGGCCCAGGGCTATCGCTACGTCATGCCGAAATTCGGGCGCGAGCGGGTGCACAACATTCTCACCAACCTGAACAGCCCGCTGACCTTCGTCAACGACGTGCTGCAGGGCGAAACCGACCGCGCGGTGCAGACCTTCTTCCGCGCCATGCTGAACAGCACTTTCGGCCTGGCCGGCTTCATCGACATCGCGACCCCCGCCGGTATTCCTCCCCATGAGGAAGACTTTGGCCAGACCCTGGCGGTCTGGGGGGTGGGCGAGGGTCCCTTCCTGATGCTGCCCATCTTCGGGCCGTCCAATCCCCGCGATACCGTGGGCCTGGTGGCCGAGATGTTCGCCGACCCCTTCGATTGGGCCATGGCCAGCGTGGGCAAGGAATATATCAGCTATGCCCGCATGGGCATGACCGGCCTGGACAAGCGCGAGGATCTGCTCGACACCCTGGACGAGATCGAGCGTACGTCGCTTGACTACTACGCGTCGATCCGCTCGCTCTATCGCCAGCATCGGGCGTCCGAGATCAAGAATGGCCGTGGCGGCGGAGAAAAGATCCCGGCCCCTGGTTTTACGCGAGCCGGTAAGGGCGACGAGCTTTCCCAGTCGGCGCAGTGA